The DNA segment TGGGCAGCCCTTGCCTTTGGCTAACGGGCTGGTGCCACCTCGCCCGTATTGGACTTTCACCAACAAGTCAGCGCCCATGCTGGGCGCACCGCGCACGAGCCGCGGGCATAACCCCGCGGCTCCGACCCGCTACCCCGCCTTCACCATCCGCGCGATGAAGAACCCGTCCGTGCCGTGGACGTGCGGCAGGAGCTGCACGTACCCCTCCGCCCGGCCTTCCCGGGAGATCGTGGGCGGCAGGTGCGCCCAGATGTCGTCGAACCGGAACTCCGGGTGGTCGGCCACGAATGCCTCCACCAGCTCCTGGTTCTCCTTCGGCTGGATCGTACAGGTCGAGTAGACCAGCGCCCCGCCGGGCTTCAGGGCCTTCGCCGCCGACTCCAGGATCGCCCGCTGAATCGGCACCAGGGCCTCCACGTCCGCCGGGCTCTTCCGCCACCGGGCGTCGGGGCGGCGGGCCAGGGTGCCCAGGCCCGAGCAGGGCAGGTCGCAGAGGACGGCGTCGGCCCGGCCGGGCATGACGTCGCCGATCTGCCGGGCGTCCAGGCAGAGGCCCTCCACGATCGTCGCCCCGAGCCGGCGGGCGTTCTGCTCGATCAGGTCCACCTTGTGCGGGTGGATGTCCACGGCGATCACCCGGCCCTGGTTGCCCATCAGCTCCGCCAGGTGGGTGGCCTTCCCGCCGGGGGCCGCCGCCACGTCGATGACCGTCCAGCCGGGCTGCGGGTCCAGGACCGCCGCGACCAGCATGGAGGACTCGTCCTGCACCGTGATCAGCCCCTGCTTCATCGCCTTCAGCCGGTCCAGCCAGGAGGCCGACGTGAGGTCGCGGATGATCAGCCCCTGCGGCGAGTGGCGGGTGGGCTCGGTCCGCACCCCCTCCTCCGCCAGGGCCGCCGCCGCCTCTTCCCGGGTCGCCTTCAGCCGGTTGACCCGGACCGTCAGCGGCGGCACCTCGTTGCCCGCCTCCAGCAGGCGGACGGCCTCGCCCCGGCCGAAGCGCTGCAGCCACTCGGCGACGAGCCAGTCCGGATAGGAGTGTTTCACCGCCAGCGCCCGGACGGGCTCGGCCTCCTCGTCGGGCCACTCGAGCTCGGGCAGCCGGCGCAGCAGGTTGCGCAGCACGCCGTTGACGAACTTGGCCACCCCGGCGTGGCCGTACTGCTTGGCCAGCTCCACGGCCTCGTCGACGGCGGCCGAATCGGGGATGCGGTCCATGTAGAGGATCTGGTAGACGGCCTCCCGCAGGATGTTGCGCACCCACGGGTCCATCTGCTCCAGGGGCCGGGAGGCCACCTGGCTGATGGCCCAGTCGAGCGTGGCCCGCCGGCGGGTGACGCCGTAGGCCAGCTCGGTGGCCAGGGCGCGCTCACGTCCCTCCAGCCCGCTGCCGGAGAGGTGATGGTCGAGGGCGAGATTGGCGTAGGCCGCCTTGACGTCGACGTCGCGCAGGGCGCGCAGCGCCGCCTCGCGGCCGGTGCGCGGGGGCTTGGGCTTGGGACGCGGCATGGGTTCGCCTCCAGTGAATGGTACTGACTCCCCGGAAAGTGTACCGCAAGCAGGGTGATCATGGCAAACCTCCACCTGCGCGCCGCCGGCATCGACGAGCGGCTCATCCCGCGGAGCGGCAGGACGAGCACCCGTCAGCCGTTTTCGCTACCCGCGGCGGTGGAAGGCGGCGAGTCGTGGGCAGCCCGCGCGCAGTGACCGTACGCCGAGGCCAAACGATGCGAAAGGGACCGTTGCCAGCGCTCGGGGGGCGCGGCCGAGTGAGGGGAGACAACAAGCAGCGTTCACCGCGTCGCCGCGGTGTGAGGGGAGACCACTGGCGACAGGGGAAGCAACTGGAAGCGGTCGCTGGGCGTGGAAGCGCCGTCACCAGGAGTTGGGGTACCCCAGCCCGACCTCGTGGTTGGCCGGCAGCGGCAGGGCATGAGACGTATACCCGAGGTCGTAGATGATCGACCCGTCGGACTCCTGGGCCATCGCGCCCCGGTCCAGCACGTAGGCCAACAGCTCCGAGGCGAACTCGTAGTGGAACCGGTCGAGCGCCGAGGTCACCTGCGGAATGCCGGCGACCTCCAGCCGCGCGTCGACGATGGCGGTGGCGGAGTCATACCGGATCACGGCCCCGCCCGCATCCCGCCCGCCGATCTCGATCGCCAGGTGCTCCTCGTTGCCTTCGACCGCCTTGACGTGGAAGGAGACTGGGACTCGGTTGATGGTAACCACCTCCGCAGGGACTGTGGGCCTAGGATTCCCGGCGGCGGGTACGGTCAACCGGTGGATGCCCCCAGCAACGTCCTGAGCACCTGTCACCACGTGCCGGTTGACCGGCGGCCTGTCCCGGAAGGCAGCCCGCCTTGGCGCAGCTGCCGGGGCTGTCGCCGGCACAGAAAAGCGTGGCGCACAGCCGTGCGCCACGCACCGGTCCTCTACGGTTCGGATCCCAGCAGCCTACTCGTCCGACGCCATGCTGCGCAGGAAGAACAGCCGCACCAGGCTCATGACCGCAGCGGCCGCGCCGGCCACGTACGTGAGCGCGGCGGCGTTCAGCACCTTCCGGGCCCCCTCGACCTCCTGGCGGGTCATGTACCCGCCGGTCTCGAGGATCTCCACCGCCCGGCTGGAGGCGTTGTACTCCACCGGCAGGGTGATGAGGTAGAAGACGACCGCGCCCAGGAAGAGGAGAATGCCGAGGTCCATCAGCCACAGGCCCCCCTGGCCGCCGAAGAAGAACCCCAGGATGACCAGGAACGGGCCGAGGCCGTCCCCGATCCGGGCCACGGGCCAGATCAGGTTGCGGACCTGCAGCGGCGTGTAGGAGAGCTCGTGCTGGATCGCATGTCCCACCTCGTGGGCCGCCACGCCGATGGCGGCGATGGAGTTGCTGTGGTAGGTCGAGTCAGAGAGACGGACGACCCTTGCCTTCGGGTCGTAGTGGTCGGAGAGGTGGCCCCGCACCCGCTCGACGGGGACGTCGGTCAGCCCGTGGCGGTCGAGGATGTCACGGGCGACCTGCGCGGCCGTCACCCCCGACCGGGTACCCACCCGCGACCACTCGTTGAACGAGCTGCGCACGCGCGCCTGCGCCCAGATGACCATGATGATGGCCGGGAGCAGAAGCACATAGGTAGGATCAAATACCATCGGGTAGAATGGTAGCACGCCAGGACCCTCCCGTTATCTTGCCAGAGTTCGCCCGGCCGGGTGGCCAGGCTTCTTTTCTATTGAGACTATGCGCAGGGGTCTCCAGGTTCGCGCCGCCTGCAGATCATCCCGCAAACCGGGTGCCCACCCGAGCACCGCCGCCGTTCACGTAGGACCATGCGTCCATGCGGCCCTTCCCGGGCGGCTGCACCTCGCGCACCAGGAGGGCGCCGTCGCCGGTGGCCACGGCGAAGCCCACCCCCCGCACCAGTTCGACCACCGTGCCGGGTTCGGCTCCCGGCGGGTGGCCGGGCAGCAGGGAAGTGCGCCATATCTTAAGCATTCCCTTTGGACCCGTCGTGTAAGCACCGGGCCACGGGTTGAGCGCCCGGATCTGGTTGTGCAGGTCCTGCGCGGGACGGGACCAGTCGATCTGCTCGTCCTCCCGCTCCAGCTTGGCGGCGTAGGTCACGCCCTCCTCCGGCTGCGGGATGCGCGGCGCATCGCCGGCCTCGATCCGGCGCAGGGTCTCCACCAGCAGTTCGGCCCCGACCTCCGCCAGCCGGTCGTGGATCTCGCCACCCGTGGCGTCCGGGCCGATGGGCACCCGGGCCGTCAGGCAGACGTCGCCGGTATCCATGCCCTCGTCCATCCACATCGTGCAGACGCCGGTCTCGGTGTCGCCCGCCATGATCGCCCGCTGAATCGGCGCCGCACCCCGCCACCGGGGCAGCAGCGAGCCGTGCACGTTGATCGACCCCAGCGGGCTGATCTCCAGCGCCTCCTTGGAGAGGATCTGCCCGTAGGCTACCACCACCGTCAGGTCGGAGCCCAGCTCCTTCAGCTGGGCGACCACCTCCGGGCGGCGCAGGCGCCGCGGCTGGAAGACCGGCAGGCCGTGGGCCAGCCCGACCTCCTTCACCGGCGACGGGCGGAGCTTCCCGCCGCGGCCGGCCGGCTTGTCCGGCTGCGTCACCACGCCCACCACCGGGTAGCCGGCGGCGAGCAGCGCCTTCAGGGACGTGGCCGCAAACTCCGGGGTGCCCATGAAGAGGATCTTCAGCAAAACTACTCCCCCTTCGCGGCCCCCGCATCGGCCTTCGCAGCGGTGCGCCGACGGGTCCGCTTCGCGCCAGCGGCAGCCGCAGCGGGCTCGGCGGCCTGATCCGCGTCGGCGCCCGTCGCGGACGCCTCGCCAGCAACCTCCGCCTCGACGCCTGCCGCGGCGGCATCGGCGGCGCCGGCCTCGTCGGCTCGTTCAGCCTCCGCGCGCGCCTGCGCAGCCTCCTCCGCCTCCTCCTCACCCTGGGGAACGGGACGGAGGTCGGTGCACTTGTCGGTGTACAGGATGCCGTCCAGGTGGTCGATCTCGTGTTGGAAGATGCGGGCCAGCCAGCCCTCGGCGTCGATCCAGACCTTCTTGCCGGTCCGGTCCAGCGCCACGACCTGCACCTTCTCGTAGCGCCACACGTCGCCCACCATGCCGGGGATCGAGAGGCAGCCCTCCGTGCCCTGCACCCAGCCCTCGGCCTTGGTGATCTCGGGGTTGATCAGCTGGTAGAGCTGGCCCGACCCGTCCTGGGGGTCGACCACGATGATCCGCTTCGAGACCCCCACCTGCGGGGCGGCCAGGCCCACTCCGGGGGCGGCGTACATCGTCTCGGTCATGTCGTCCAGCAGCTTGCGCACCGCAGCGTTGATCTTCGTAACCGGCTTCGCCTTCTTGCGCAGGACCTCAGCCGGGTCTTTCACGATTTCCAGTATGGCCATGCTTCGTTACCCTCCGTCTACCTTACTCGAATCCATCTTACACGGGCGGGCCCGGGCCTGGCCCGACAGGTCGCTTCGCACTCCCCGGGGGCCGGCGCCCGCGCTCGGTCCTACAGGATACTCATGGGGTCCACATCCACCGACAGCGCGACCGACCGGGACTTCCGCCACGTCCCCCGACGGGCGGCGAACGCCGCACGGACCTCGGCCGTCATCGTCCCGATGTCGGTCCCTTTCAGCACCAGGTGGTGCCGGTACCGGCCCCGCAGCTTCGCCAGCGGCGCGGGCGCGGGGCCGAGGATCTGCCCGCTGAACCCCCCGCTGACCAACAGCTGGTGCACCGCCCGGGCCGTCTCGATCACCGCGGCCTCCTCCTCGCCCGAGAGGACCAGGTGGATCATGTGGGCGAAGGGCGGGTAGTCCAGCTGCTCCCGGAACTTCACCTCCTCGGCGAAGAACCGGTGGTAGTCGTGCTCCGCCGCCGCCAGCAACGACGCGTGGTCCGGCTGGTACGTCTGCACGATCACCCGCCCCGGCCGCTCGCCCCGGCCGGCCCGTCCCGCCACCTGGGTCACCAGCTGGAAGGTCCGCTCGGCCGCCCGGAAGTCGGGCAGGTTCAGGCTCGTGTCGGCCAGGACCACCCCCACCAGCGTGACGTCGGGGAAGTCCAGCCCCTTGGTGATCATCTGCGTGCCCACCAGCACGTCGACCTCGCGGTTCGCGAACCGCTTGAGGATGGCCGCGTGCGAGCCCTTCCGCCGGGTGGTGTCCACGTCCATGCGGGCCACCCTGGCGCCCGGGTAGAGCCTGCGCAGCTCCTCCTCCACCCGCTCGGTGCCCGCCCCCAGGTGCCGGATCGCCTTGGAGCCGCACTTGGGGCAGACCGTGGGCACCGGGGCCGTGTGGTCGCAGTAGTGGCAGGCCAGGTGGTCGTCGCCCAGGTGGTACGTCATGGCGACGGCGCAGCTGACGCACTGGATCGCCTCGCCGCAGGTCCGGCACAGGATGAATGTATTGTAACCCCTGCGGTTCAAGAAGAGAATCGCCTGCTCCCGGGCCGCGAGCGTCTGGTCCAGCGCCTCGACCAGCGCCCGGGAGAAGATCGACCGGTTGCCGGCCCTGAGCTCCTCCCGCATGTCCACCAGGGTGACGCTGGGCATGGGCCGGTCGTCGACCCGGTGGTCCAGCGAGACCAGCCGGTAGACCCCGGTCCGGGCCAGGTGGAACGACTCCAGTGCCGGCGTCGCCGACCCCAGCACCAGCAGCGCACCCTCGAGCCGGGCCCGCTCGGCCGCCACCTCCCGGGCGTGGTAGGCCGGCGGCGGCGACTCCTGCTTGTAGGACTGCTCGTGCTCCTCGTCGATGATGATGAGCCCCACGTTCTCGAAAGGCGCGAACACGGCTGACCGCGCGCCGACGACGATCGAGACCTCGCCCCGGCGGATCCGCTGCCACTCGTCGAACTTCTCCCCCGCCGACAGGGCGGAGTGGAGCACCGCGACCTCGCCGCCGAAGCGCGCCCGGAACCGCTGGATCATCTGCGGTGTCAGCGAGATCTCGGGCACGAGGCAGATGGCGTTCCGCCCCATCTCCCGCACCATGGCGATGGCCCTGAGGTAGAGCTCGGTCTTGCCGGAGCCGGTCACGCCGTGGATCAGCACCGGCTGCCGGAAGCCCGGCGGGGCGATCAGCTCCTGGCGGATGGAGTCCAGCGCCTGCTGCTGCTCGGGGGTGAGCACGGGCGGCGGCGTCGGGATGACCTGCTCGCCGGCGAAGGGATCGCGCCGGCGGGCCACCCGGCCTGCCACCAGCCACCCCTTCTCCAGGGCCACCTTGATCGGCCCGGCGATGGACTCGCCCAGGTCGGCCAGCACCTGCGCCCGCTCGGCCTCGCCCCCGACCCGCGCCATATAGGTGAGCAGCTCGGCCTGGCGGGGAGCCCGCCTGCCCAGCTGCTCCACCAGGGCCTCCACGTCGTCCACGTTCAGCCTGTAGCTGGTGATCGTGAGCGTGCGCACCTCCTGCCGGCGCGCCTCGGGCGGCAGCAGGAGCCGCAGCGCGGCGGGGAAGGTGGAGAGGTACCGGTCGGCCGTCCACCGGGCCAGCTGCACCAGCGGGGCCGGAATCGGCGGGATCTCGGGCAGGAGGCCGGCGATCTCCTTCAGGGCGACGCCCTCCGGCGCCCGCTCGGCCGGGCCCACGTAGAGGCCCACCATCCGCTGGTGGCCGAAGGGCACCCGCACCCACTGCCCGGGCTGCAGCCGCCCGGCCAGGCTGCGGGGCACGAGGTAGGTGAAGAGCTTGTCGGTCCCCTCAGCCGTCACGTCGACGGCGACCTGGGCGAACTCGGCGCCCGCTTCCACCCGCGGGCCGCCCGCGCCCATCCCATCCCGCTCACGCATCGCCGTGCGCCCCGCCCTCCAGCAGCGCCGCAGCACGGTCCAGGATGCGGTCGGCGACCTCCCGCTTGGTCATGAGGGGCAGCTCCTCGGCGCCGTCCGGCGTGACGAAGACGACCCGGTTGGTCTCGGTGCCGAAGCCCGCGCCCTCCGCCGTCACGTCGTTGGCCACGACGAAGTCGGCATGCTTGCTCACCAGCTTCTGCCGGGCGTTCTCCAGCAGGTGCTCCGTCTCGGCGGCAAAGGCGACGGTCACCTGGCCGGGGCGCTTGCGCCGCCCCAGCTCGGCGATGATGTCGGGGTTCTTCACCAGGGTGACCGTCAGCTCGTCGCCCGCCTTCTTGATCTTCTCCGGCGCCACGGTCGCGGGCCGGTAGTCGGCCGGCGCGGCCGCCGCCACGGTGATGTCCGCCGTCGGGAACTCGGCGAGGCAGGCCTCCAGCATCTGCAGGCAGGACTCGACGGCCACCACCCGGACCCCCTGCGGCGGCTCCAGGCTGGTGGGCCCGCTGACCAGCACCACCTCCGCCCCCCGGGCCGCAGCAGCCGCGGCGATGGCGTAACCCATCCGCCCGGTGGAGCGGTTGCCGATAAACCGGACCGGGTCGAAGGGCTCCCGGGTCGTACCGGCGGTCACCAGCACTCTGCGGCCCGCCAGGTCCCGGGTGCGCGCCCCGGCGCCCTCAGCACCCGCACAGCCAGCGCCCGGTGCGGGGTTTCCCCCCAGCAGCGCCAGCGCCCGCTCGACGATGGCCGCGGGCTCCGGCAGCCGGCCCTTGCCCATCAGCCCCGAGGCGAGGCGGCCCTCCTCGGGCTCCATGATCGTCCAGCCCAGGTCGGCCAGGATGCGCAGGTTCCGCTGCGTCAGGGGGTTGGCGTACATCTCCGCCTCCATCGCCGGCGCCAGCAGCACCGGGCAGCGCACGCCCAGCGCGGTGACGGTGATCCAGTCGCCCGCGTGGCCGCCGGCCAGCCGGGCGATGGTGTTGGCGGTGGCCGGGGCCACGATGAGCAGGTCGGCGCGGTGCGTCAGCGTCACGTGGTCCACGTGGCCGTGCACCTGCTCGCCCATCAGGTCGACCTTCACCGGATTGCCTGAGATGGCCTGGAACGTGAGCGGGGCCACCAGCCGGGTGGC comes from the Symbiobacterium terraclitae genome and includes:
- the coaBC gene encoding bifunctional phosphopantothenoylcysteine decarboxylase/phosphopantothenate--cysteine ligase CoaBC, whose translation is MLQGKTVLLGVSGGIAAYKAVEICSRLVKLGAEVHVLMTEAATRLVAPLTFQAISGNPVKVDLMGEQVHGHVDHVTLTHRADLLIVAPATANTIARLAGGHAGDWITVTALGVRCPVLLAPAMEAEMYANPLTQRNLRILADLGWTIMEPEEGRLASGLMGKGRLPEPAAIVERALALLGGNPAPGAGCAGAEGAGARTRDLAGRRVLVTAGTTREPFDPVRFIGNRSTGRMGYAIAAAAAARGAEVVLVSGPTSLEPPQGVRVVAVESCLQMLEACLAEFPTADITVAAAAPADYRPATVAPEKIKKAGDELTVTLVKNPDIIAELGRRKRPGQVTVAFAAETEHLLENARQKLVSKHADFVVANDVTAEGAGFGTETNRVVFVTPDGAEELPLMTKREVADRILDRAAALLEGGAHGDA
- the rsmB gene encoding 16S rRNA (cytosine(967)-C(5))-methyltransferase RsmB — encoded protein: MPRPKPKPPRTGREAALRALRDVDVKAAYANLALDHHLSGSGLEGRERALATELAYGVTRRRATLDWAISQVASRPLEQMDPWVRNILREAVYQILYMDRIPDSAAVDEAVELAKQYGHAGVAKFVNGVLRNLLRRLPELEWPDEEAEPVRALAVKHSYPDWLVAEWLQRFGRGEAVRLLEAGNEVPPLTVRVNRLKATREEAAAALAEEGVRTEPTRHSPQGLIIRDLTSASWLDRLKAMKQGLITVQDESSMLVAAVLDPQPGWTVIDVAAAPGGKATHLAELMGNQGRVIAVDIHPHKVDLIEQNARRLGATIVEGLCLDARQIGDVMPGRADAVLCDLPCSGLGTLARRPDARWRKSPADVEALVPIQRAILESAAKALKPGGALVYSTCTIQPKENQELVEAFVADHPEFRFDDIWAHLPPTISREGRAEGYVQLLPHVHGTDGFFIARMVKAG
- the priA gene encoding primosomal protein N' codes for the protein MRERDGMGAGGPRVEAGAEFAQVAVDVTAEGTDKLFTYLVPRSLAGRLQPGQWVRVPFGHQRMVGLYVGPAERAPEGVALKEIAGLLPEIPPIPAPLVQLARWTADRYLSTFPAALRLLLPPEARRQEVRTLTITSYRLNVDDVEALVEQLGRRAPRQAELLTYMARVGGEAERAQVLADLGESIAGPIKVALEKGWLVAGRVARRRDPFAGEQVIPTPPPVLTPEQQQALDSIRQELIAPPGFRQPVLIHGVTGSGKTELYLRAIAMVREMGRNAICLVPEISLTPQMIQRFRARFGGEVAVLHSALSAGEKFDEWQRIRRGEVSIVVGARSAVFAPFENVGLIIIDEEHEQSYKQESPPPAYHAREVAAERARLEGALLVLGSATPALESFHLARTGVYRLVSLDHRVDDRPMPSVTLVDMREELRAGNRSIFSRALVEALDQTLAAREQAILFLNRRGYNTFILCRTCGEAIQCVSCAVAMTYHLGDDHLACHYCDHTAPVPTVCPKCGSKAIRHLGAGTERVEEELRRLYPGARVARMDVDTTRRKGSHAAILKRFANREVDVLVGTQMITKGLDFPDVTLVGVVLADTSLNLPDFRAAERTFQLVTQVAGRAGRGERPGRVIVQTYQPDHASLLAAAEHDYHRFFAEEVKFREQLDYPPFAHMIHLVLSGEEEAAVIETARAVHQLLVSGGFSGQILGPAPAPLAKLRGRYRHHLVLKGTDIGTMTAEVRAAFAARRGTWRKSRSVALSVDVDPMSIL
- a CDS encoding zinc metallopeptidase; its protein translation is MVFDPTYVLLLPAIIMVIWAQARVRSSFNEWSRVGTRSGVTAAQVARDILDRHGLTDVPVERVRGHLSDHYDPKARVVRLSDSTYHSNSIAAIGVAAHEVGHAIQHELSYTPLQVRNLIWPVARIGDGLGPFLVILGFFFGGQGGLWLMDLGILLFLGAVVFYLITLPVEYNASSRAVEILETGGYMTRQEVEGARKVLNAAALTYVAGAAAAVMSLVRLFFLRSMASDE
- the def gene encoding peptide deformylase; amino-acid sequence: MAILEIVKDPAEVLRKKAKPVTKINAAVRKLLDDMTETMYAAPGVGLAAPQVGVSKRIIVVDPQDGSGQLYQLINPEITKAEGWVQGTEGCLSIPGMVGDVWRYEKVQVVALDRTGKKVWIDAEGWLARIFQHEIDHLDGILYTDKCTDLRPVPQGEEEAEEAAQARAEAERADEAGAADAAAAGVEAEVAGEASATGADADQAAEPAAAAAGAKRTRRRTAAKADAGAAKGE
- the fmt gene encoding methionyl-tRNA formyltransferase, coding for MKILFMGTPEFAATSLKALLAAGYPVVGVVTQPDKPAGRGGKLRPSPVKEVGLAHGLPVFQPRRLRRPEVVAQLKELGSDLTVVVAYGQILSKEALEISPLGSINVHGSLLPRWRGAAPIQRAIMAGDTETGVCTMWMDEGMDTGDVCLTARVPIGPDATGGEIHDRLAEVGAELLVETLRRIEAGDAPRIPQPEEGVTYAAKLEREDEQIDWSRPAQDLHNQIRALNPWPGAYTTGPKGMLKIWRTSLLPGHPPGAEPGTVVELVRGVGFAVATGDGALLVREVQPPGKGRMDAWSYVNGGGARVGTRFAG